The sequence GCGAACAAGGCGTCGCCGAGGTCTTCGGCCTTCGTGCCGAAGAGGCCGACGGTGACCTCGGCCTCTCGCGTGGTGCCCTTGAACTCCTGGATTCGCTCCATGACCTTGTCGAAAGCGGCGCTCGCCTCAGGGCCGCCCCGGGAGAAGATGCCGAACATCTTGTCGGCGTCGAAGCCGAGCAGCTCGAAGGAGTTGCGGGCCGCGTCGGTGCCGTTGGCCGTGCTGAGCGCGAACTCCTTCAGCGCGTCGCCGGCAACATCAGCATCCCGGGCGCCACCCTGGAGCATCTGCTGAACCAAGCCGAGCGCCATCTTCCCGTTGACACCGATGTCGCGGAACTTCGTCGAGTACTCCTCGAACGTGTCGAGGAGGTCTTCCGACTTGTTCAGGCCGATCTGCGTGCCCTTGGCGAGGATGTCGAAGGCTTCCTCTGAGGTCTTCGCAACCCCGGTGCGCAGCATGGAAGTCACGGCCGCGGTGACCCGGGAGACGTCCTCCTCCATAAGGGAGGCCAGGTTCATGGTGTTCTTCGTGACGGCGGCGATGCTCTCGTCAGAGGCGGTCCGGATGCCGTCGATGTTCTGAATCACCGACTTCAGGGCGTTGGTGACGTCCCCCAGGCCCTCGCCGTAGCCGTCCGCGTACACCTTGCCCGCGACGCGGCCCAGCGTGCCCATCTCCGCTTCGGTGGCGCCGATCTGCGCGTAGAGCTTCTGCTTGGCTTCCTCGGCGTCCAGCGCGGACATGAAGCCGTCCATGAGCACGGCGCCGATCGCGGCGCCGGCCGCGAGCCACGGGGCGGCCTTCAGCGATGACATGAAGCCGTCGGCGATTCCGCCCATTCGGCCGCGGCCGGTCTGCTCGGTGCCGTCGCCGAACTCCCGCCCGGCGTCGTCTCCGGCCTGCCGGGCGATCCGTTCGGCGTCGCGCAGCTCCTCGCGCAGACCTTCGACGAGCCCTTGCCCGCCGTCGCGCCCGGCCTGACGGGCGACGTTCTCGACGTCGTCCAGGGTGGTGCGCAGCTCGTTGACGACGCCCTGCGCACCCGCGCCTGCTTCGGCCTCCATCCGGTCTAGGTCGGCCGCAAAGCCGGACACCATGCGGTCGATGTCGGCGAGTACCTCGGTGGGGTCGAAGCCGTCGCCGATCGAGGTGGCGACGTCCTTCATGGCCTTGTCGACCACAGCGTCCAGGGACGCCATGGAGGCGGTCGAGGTGGACTGAAGGGTCCTCATGGCGCTCTCGATGCCGCTGACCCCCCGGTCGAACCCGGAGTCGTCAACGGTGGCGTAGGCGACGAGTTCGCCGACGGTCAAGGCCATGGGGTTACTCCCGTCTCTGCGCCGCGTGGGCGCCCACGTTGGTCAGCCACTCCGCGGCCGGGGTGCCGCCGGCGGCCTTGTCCCACTCGTCGCAGGCGTGCGCGGCCTGGGCGGCGAGCTGCCCGATCAGCCACGCGAGCGTCTGCGCGGCCTGCCCGGGGTGCCGGGCCTGCAGATCGGTCATGGCGGCGAGGACTTGGCGGCCGAGCTCGCCGGAGGGAAGGCCGGCGCGCCGAGCGGTGATGAGGCCAACCGCGGCGGCGAGGGCGTCGGCCCGGCCGGCTGCGCTGAGCGGCTGATGGGGCACGGTCAGGCGTCCCGTCGTCCCGTGTCGACCAGGTCGGGCAGCAGACGTTCCGCGGCCCGCCCGGTGCGTTCCTCGATCGTGTTCGGCCAGGAAGCCGGGGGGACCCGCTCACCGCGGCGTGCGGTTGCTTCTTCGATGCTGCGTCGCAGGGCGAGCGCGGCCACCTCGCCGGGCGGTAGAAGAGTCCACGTCTGCCGGGCGCCGTCCGGTTGGCGGTAGTGCACCGATCGGCCGGCGGGGCCGCCATCGGCGCCGAGCACACCCGTTGACCTCAGCAGCTCAACCTCTCCGTGCTCCTCGGCCACCGTGCGGGCCTGGGCAGTGCGCGCGTGAGCGGCGCGCACGCGGTCGGAGAGCTCCGCTTCGACGTCGACGAGGCGGCCGAGCGCGGCCAGCGCCTCGGCGTAGGCGGCGCGCACCGGGGCGGCCTGCCCGTCGAGGGCGGCCACCTCGGCGGCCAGCGCCTCATACTCGGTGCGGCGTGCGGCGGCCTGTTCCTTGTCGGCCTTGCGCCGCGCGGCCTGTGCGCGCATCTGCGCGAAGTTCAGGAGGTCGCGGTGTTCGGCGAGCTGGGCATGCGTGACGGTGGCGTCGCCGTCGAGCACGCGCTCTTCCAGGGCGGCCAGCAGCTCGGCGGCCTCGGCGGCTTCGGTCTCCGCGGCCTGGACGTCGGCGTGGTCGGCGCTCACTCCTGACCGCCGGCGTCCTGCTCGGTCGCGTCCTGGACGAGCTGGGAGGCGGCGAAGATGGCTGTGGCCCGGCGCTCGTCCTCGGGCAGCTCGGCGAACAGCGCGGGGTTCTCCTTGGCGAGCTGGGCGTAGCCCTCCAGCTCCTTGCGCCGCTCGGCCGACGGGGCGTCCTGGGCGGTCATCTTCTTGCTGATGGCGTCGGTCAGGTTCACGGGCTCTTCCTCTCGCTTGATCGTGATCAACCAGTCGCGACCGGCGCGGCGCGCCCGCAGCCTTCCGGAGGAACACAGGCTGCGGACGTGCCGCGTCGAGCACCCCATGCGCTCGGCCATGGCCGCGCTGGTTACCTCGATCGTGCCGGGCTCGCCGATCTCGCTTCCGCGTGCGGAACCGCTCCGCTCACGCTGCTCAGAGGCCGCATGCAGGGCGTAGAGGACGCGATGCACAGAGGGGGAGGGGTGGCCGCCGTCGAGGCGGATACGGGCCGTCAGGTCGCGGATGAGGGACCGCAGGACGTCAGGGGCGACGTCGCCCGGGATGAGGACTGAGCCGTCCTCCCGCAGCAGCGTGCGGAAGTCGCCGGCCACTGCTGCGGGGGACTTCACGAGGGGCCGTCCGGGGTCAGACCGACGCAGGCAGCGGGGCCGGGATGATCGGCGGCCACCCGGGGCGGGCCGAGACGACGTGCGGACTGTGCGGGTCCGCGGCGCCCGCGTTGGTCGGCGCCTTGAAGTCGCCCGGGTGCGGATCGACGGCCGCGTCCCGGAGCGGCGTGCCGAGCTGGATGCACTCGACGTCACGGGAGTCGACCGGGGCGGCCCCGGCCGGCTGCTCGACCACCTCGTCGTCGATGGTGTAGCCGGCGCCCCGGCAGTAGGAGATGACGGCGGGGTTGTCGGTCGAGGCGACGCCGTTCCGGAACTGGACGTCGCCGATCCGGCCGCTGTAGGTCGGGTTCGGGGCGGTGATCTTCATGGGGGAGTCCTTCGGGGTCGAGGTCAGGGAAAGGGGGGGAGATATCACGTCCGGTCACTGCATGACGGGCTGCATGAGGCTGCATAAACGGACAAGAGCGGACACGGAGGCGGTGCTCGATGGGCGCTTTTGTATCTGTGCAGGTCAGCGTGTTTTGAAGTGATGCATAATGACGCTTATGCATCAATCGGGCTGAGGTGGATCACGCATCGTCATCACCCGTGCCGAGCCGCTTCTTGACGCCTGCCTCCCAGATCTCCCACTCCCGGCGTGTCCGCGGCTTCGCCTTCCCTCGGGCGAGCTTCCGATCCCGCTCGACCTTCCGGAACTCGCGCAGGGTCTTCCGCATCTCGGCGATGTCAGGCTTCGAGGTGGCGCTCAAGGTGTTCCTTCCATAGGGGGTGGTACGGCCAAGCCAGCGTGCTCAACAGGTTCTCGGTGTGTCGGTCAAGGCGCTGCGACTCGTTCACGATCGCCTCGGTACGGACAAGCTCAGCTTCGAGGCGGTCGAGCTGGGCCCGGGTGAGGTCGCCTCGCGGGGGGATGGGGAAGGCGCGCGCCCCGGCGATCGCGAGCCGCGTCGACGCGGCGCGCGCCCGGCCCGCCTCTCGCTCGACCTCATCCCGAAGCGCCTTCACCTCACGCTGAGCCCGACCGAGTCGCCTGGAGCGGCGCCGTACGCCCTGCGGGGTGTCCGGTCGCAGCGACTCCCCGGCCGCGGCCTGGAGCAGCTCGGCGAGCGGGCCCGGGTTGGTGTGGTCGAGGCCGTAGGCGATCGCCGCGAGTACGGCCGGGCGAGGCCGGCGCTCCCCACGCTCCAGCCGGGTGATGGTCGAGCGAGCCACCGTCGAGCGGACGGCCAGGACCCGCGTCGACAGGGCGCGCTCGGCCCGCATCGAACGGAGCAGCGCGCCGAGCGTGGCGGCCAGGCGCTCCCGCTCGACGTCATCCGGCTTGGACCGGTCGAAGAAGTGTCCGCACACACCTTGGTCGTCTAACGCGGGCGCATGCGCGATCGCGCGCGCGGGGACCGACCGGTTGAACCGGTCGGCAAGGATCTCGGCGCGCTCGGCGCGCTTGGCGTCATCGAGCGGTGCGGGCATCATGCTCCCTTCCTGGGTTGTACCGGTGTCCTCGCGCGCGCGGCACGGCTGTACCGGGCCCACGCGCGGCGGTCGTCTTTTTGGGGGGTGGACCGGTCGAGGTGCGGAGTAGCCGCTCCCTTGGCAGGGATCCGGCCCACGGCCTTGCGCACGCATCGTTTCTGCGGATCGCCTGAGGGGCGCACGCAAGGCGCCCTGACGAATCTGACGGGCGCGAGCCTGTGAATCGCTGCCGTCCCGGGCGAGGGCTCGCCCACCCTGTCCCCCTCCCATAGAGGGGGAGGGGGGGACAGGTGGACGCGTTTGTCCTGCGGCGCTGTCCCCTGCCTGTCCCCGATCTGTCCGGGACAGGTAAATAGAGGGCTGACCTAGGGAAATAGGAATCAGCCTCCCGCCTGTCCCGGACAGATCCACGTCACTCGCCCTCGAACCTGTCCCCACCTGTCCCGGACAGGTCGAGGGTGTCAGCGGGGGCATTTCCGCGCTCTCGGCGCACCCGCATTGCCGAGGCCAACGCCTCATTGCGGATCCTGAACCCGTTCGCCCGAAGGACCGGAGAAGCCTTGTCCCTGCCCCAGCCGGGCGGTACTTCGAGCTCGTCGAGCTTGGCGACACAGGCCCGCACATCGGGGGGCAGGACATCGCCGCGGCGCTGCTCAATCCGCTCATGCCGGAGAGGTCCCGTGAGGCACTCCAGCTCGATGAGATCGGGCCCCCGGCCGGTGCGGGTCTTCTTTCGCTCCAGTCTGATCCGGCCGTCGCTCTTGACGGTCTGCAGCCACATCACGTCGACGTTGTCTTTCTTGCTGGACCCGCCCCGGGGGCCGCGGCCGAGATCCTTGCCGGAGTGGTCGAGGGCGATCACGGTGATGCCCTGGCTGCGCAGAGGGATGATGGCCAGGTTGTAGACCGCAGTGTGCGTCGAAGGGGACGCCTCGTCGCCGTTGAGAAACTTCGACCAGGTGTCGAGGAAGATCACATCAGGCCGGACCGCCTTGACCAAGGCGTGCAGCTGCGCGGCACCCTCGGGAGTGTCCAGTGCGGAGACGGGCGGGAAGCTGAGGTACTTCAAGGTGGACAGGGCCGCGGCCGGGTACTCCATGGCGCGGCGGCGCTTGTTGACCTCGGCCGGTTGGTTCTCGTGGTCGAGGTAGAGCACCCGGTGCCCCTGCTTGGCGAGCCGGAATGCCTGCTCCTGTGAGAAGAGGCTCTTCTTCGCACCAGTCGGGCCGTAGATGAGAGCGGACTGGCCGCGCTCGACGATCGACTCAATCAGCCAATCCTCGCCCTGGTCACCCTCGTCGTCCCAGCCGACGGCGCCGTAGTCCTGGCCGAGAGATCGCCGGGTGATGACGTTCAGCTCGGCGAGGATGGATGCGCTGTGCTCTCGGACGTCGCAGTCGACGAAGACGTGCCCGAAGGTGTCATTGTCTCCTTCGAGGAGGTTGTCGACGTAGATCTCCAGGTCTTGCGCGAGGCGGCGTTCCTTGATGCACAGGGGGCACTGGGCGACGTGGAAGGTGTCATAGGTGGAGTTACGGGAGTCGGGGCGGAAGCTGTAGGCAAGACCGCGCTCGCTCAGAGCGCGAAGGATCTGCTTCACCTCGACGCGACCGAGGTCAACCCCACCCATAAGCCGGGTCTTCAAGCCCAGCGCGGTGCCGATCGCGTGCATGGCGTGCTGGTTACACCAGAAGGCCACGCTGCCAGCGTGCTCGATGCCCTGCCACGGGAAGATACCCATGGTTCCGTCCGGGTTGCCCTGGGCGATACAGAGAGGGCAGGGGCTGGTCCACTGGTTGGGCCAGTCGGGGTCAGGCGTGATGACGTGGCCGAGCTGCTTGAGCGCGGTCGCGAGCTGCGCGAGCTCCTCCAGGTCGGGGGCGATCTGCGCGACTTCGGCCGAGGATTCTGCGCGGTCGGTGCTGCCCGGCTGGGCGGGAACGTCTAGTATCGAGGTCATTCCTCAGGCCTTTCGTGGTGGTTGGGCTGACGGATCATCCGCATCTCTCTTGGTCGTGAGTGCGGGCGTTGGTGGCGATGTGCTGGCCGGTTTCCGTTGTGGCGACGGGGCCGGCCTTCGCCGTTTCAGGCGGCGACATCAGCGCGGACGTCGGGGGTGGCGGCTTCGACGGGTAGGGGGGTGACCTGGGGGCCCCAGAGGATCACCTGAAGTCGCGCGACTTGCGTGGGGGTGAAGGGCGGTGCCTGGGCTACGAGTGCCTTGATGTGGGCATCCATATCAAGCGACATTCGAGGCCACCTCCTCGACGAGGAGGTCGTCGAAGCGGCAGTCGAGGAAGTCGGCGATCTGGGCGAGCACGTTCACAGGAGGCGTGACGCTCTCACGCTCGTACAGGTAGATGCTCTGGGCGGTGCGCCCGACGCCGATGGCGAGTTTTGCACGACTGAGCTTGGCTGCGGTCCGCGCTGCACGAAGTCGCGGACCGGAGAATTTCCGGGCCATGAGATGGCTCCTCCAGAAACAGGAATGGCGAGGGGGATGGTGCTCTGTGCCTGAGTTCCTGTGCGCCTGAGCTGCTTTGTTCCTGAGTTCCGGAGCTGCTTTGTTCCTGAGCTTCTGTGCGTCTGAGCTGCCTTGATGCCCGTTTAACGGGGATAGGATTTATACTAAATGACAATTAGAGAAGAGGCAAATCCCGTTCTCGGCGCATAATGAATAATGGTGTACCGCCATATGCCACGATGCTCCAAGTCGAGAGGGTTTTCTTATCCCTTCCAGCCAATTCGGACGGCCTCGGGATCAAAGTAGCCCCACTCCTTGCCGTACTCCGGAGTCCAGCCCTTCGGCCGCCCTTTCCCTGCCGGAAGCACAACCACGCGCATGACCTGGGAGATAACCGCGCGACGCTGATCCAACGTCAAGTCCTCCCAGACTTGCGATGCGTCGGCCCCGCTGGCGAACGGGGCCAGAGCTGTCACTCGGGCTGCGGCAGCGTCGGCCAAGTCGAGTTCCGCGCGCCGGGCGGCGATCTCCCGGTTTGTCGTGGCGAGCTGGGCGCGCGTCATCTCCCGGGCGGCGAACATCTCGCCGGCCTCCTGCTCATGGATTCGGAGTGCCTCCCGCTCGATCGCCCGCTCCCGGGCGGCGCCGCCGTCGTTACGTATGGTGAGCTCCGCGGCGGCACCTGGCTGCGAAAGTCTTTCCACGGCAACGGCGGATACGTACTTGTCCAGGTGGATCGCGTTTCGTACCACGTGCTTGGCTGCATCGTCGAGGCGGCACCGATAGGCCGGGGCGGTCTTCCGATCTTCACCCGTGTTCTTCCCTGCGGTCCCCGCCCTCAGATAGGTGAGCACTCCTCCAACCTCGCAGATGCCGCACTCGGCAATGCCTGACAGCAACCATCGCCGTTCGGAACCGGGGCTTGTGCGCCGATTAGGGTCGGCCAGCAGGGCGCACAGGGATCGCCATGTCATCTCGTCGACGATGGCTGGCCACTCGGCGGGGCCGAGCTCCTCGCCGCGGTGCTCCATGATCCCGGCGTTACGTGGCCGGGTCAGGACGTTG comes from Streptosporangium roseum DSM 43021 and encodes:
- a CDS encoding recombinase family protein; its protein translation is MAPQDAPTYAIVYVRISRDKEGAGLGIDRQREDCEALAERLGFRVIAVYDDNDISAYSGKARPGYRQLLADLEAGRATAVLAWHTDRLHRSPVELEEYITVCEPRGIVTHTVKAGPIDLATPSGRMIARQLGAVARFESEHKSDRARRKRDQMAQAGQWKGGRRPFGYEDNGVTVRPDEAAEVKQASESLLSGMSMHAIVRDWNARGVKTTTGATWSTRSVRNVLTRPRNAGIMEHRGEELGPAEWPAIVDEMTWRSLCALLADPNRRTSPGSERRWLLSGIAECGICEVGGVLTYLRAGTAGKNTGEDRKTAPAYRCRLDDAAKHVVRNAIHLDKYVSAVAVERLSQPGAAAELTIRNDGGAARERAIEREALRIHEQEAGEMFAAREMTRAQLATTNREIAARRAELDLADAAAARVTALAPFASGADASQVWEDLTLDQRRAVISQVMRVVVLPAGKGRPKGWTPEYGKEWGYFDPEAVRIGWKG
- a CDS encoding helix-turn-helix domain-containing protein, with amino-acid sequence MMPAPLDDAKRAERAEILADRFNRSVPARAIAHAPALDDQGVCGHFFDRSKPDDVERERLAATLGALLRSMRAERALSTRVLAVRSTVARSTITRLERGERRPRPAVLAAIAYGLDHTNPGPLAELLQAAAGESLRPDTPQGVRRRSRRLGRAQREVKALRDEVEREAGRARAASTRLAIAGARAFPIPPRGDLTRAQLDRLEAELVRTEAIVNESQRLDRHTENLLSTLAWPYHPLWKEHLERHLEA
- a CDS encoding AAA family ATPase produces the protein MTSILDVPAQPGSTDRAESSAEVAQIAPDLEELAQLATALKQLGHVITPDPDWPNQWTSPCPLCIAQGNPDGTMGIFPWQGIEHAGSVAFWCNQHAMHAIGTALGLKTRLMGGVDLGRVEVKQILRALSERGLAYSFRPDSRNSTYDTFHVAQCPLCIKERRLAQDLEIYVDNLLEGDNDTFGHVFVDCDVREHSASILAELNVITRRSLGQDYGAVGWDDEGDQGEDWLIESIVERGQSALIYGPTGAKKSLFSQEQAFRLAKQGHRVLYLDHENQPAEVNKRRRAMEYPAAALSTLKYLSFPPVSALDTPEGAAQLHALVKAVRPDVIFLDTWSKFLNGDEASPSTHTAVYNLAIIPLRSQGITVIALDHSGKDLGRGPRGGSSKKDNVDVMWLQTVKSDGRIRLERKKTRTGRGPDLIELECLTGPLRHERIEQRRGDVLPPDVRACVAKLDELEVPPGWGRDKASPVLRANGFRIRNEALASAMRVRRERGNAPADTLDLSGTGGDRFEGE
- a CDS encoding helix-turn-helix domain-containing protein, with the protein product MARKFSGPRLRAARTAAKLSRAKLAIGVGRTAQSIYLYERESVTPPVNVLAQIADFLDCRFDDLLVEEVASNVA